A stretch of the Arachis stenosperma cultivar V10309 chromosome 6, arast.V10309.gnm1.PFL2, whole genome shotgun sequence genome encodes the following:
- the LOC130935185 gene encoding mitochondrial carrier protein MTM1 isoform X2, with translation MSPSSSSSSDAELSIGERAFSAAGAAVISAIIVNPLDVAKTRLQAQAAGVPYPYHYICLQPNAVCQSPSTSAAAPPPCHSGCNRYKGTLDVLHKVVRQEGFIRLWRGTTASLALAVPTVGIYMPCYDIFRNFMEEFTTQNAPNLTPYVPLVAGSVARSLACVSCYPVELARTRMQAFKATGSGKPPGVFKTLIGAINPIRGTERLQSLHRYRYWWTGLGAQLSRDVPYSGICWLTLEPIRKKLLGLVGDEATAAAILGANFTAGFVAGTVAAAATCPLDVAKTRRQIEKDRERALKMTTRTTLIEIWRDGGLRGLFTGVGPRVGRAGPSVGIVVSFYEVVKHALHRRQKTSS, from the exons ATGTCACCCTCGTCATCATCTTCTTCCGATGCGGAATTGAGTATTGGAGAGAGGGCCTTCTCCGCCGCCGGTGCTGCTGTCATCTCCGCCATCATCGTTAATCCCCTCGATGTTGCCAAGACAAGGCTGCAAGCACAGGCTGCCGGGGTTCCCTATCCCTACCACTACATCTGTCTTCAACCAAACGCCGTTTGTCAATCTCCTTCAACCTCTGCTGCCGCGCCGCCGCCATGTCATTCCGGCTGTAACCGCTATAAAGGCACGCTAGATGTCCTTCACAAAGTTGTGCGTCAG GAAGGGTTTATAAGATTATGGAGAGGCACAACTGCAAGTTTAGCATTGGCTGTGCCAACT GTTGGGATATATATGCCTTGTTATGACATCTTTCGCAACTTCATGGAGGAGTTTACTACTCAGAATGCTCCAAACTTAACACCTTATGTTCCATTAGTTGCTGGATCAGTTGCACGTTCATTGGCTTGTGTTTCGTGTTATCCTGTAGAGCTTGCAAGGACACGCATGCAGG CATTTAAAGCAACTGGAAGTGGGAAGCCTCCAGGGGTTTTTAAGACATTGATTGGAGCCATCAACCCAATCAGGGGTACAGAGAGACTTCAAAGTT TACATAGATACCGTTATTGGTGGACTGGCCTTGGAGCTCAACTTTCTCGCGATGTTCCTTACTCTGGAATTTGCTGGTTAACCCTTGAGCCA ATAAGGAAAAAACTTCTTGGCCTTGTGGGTGATGAAGCAACAGCAGCCGCTATCCTTGGGGCAAATTTTACTGCTGGCTTCGTTGCAGGAACTGTCGCAGCTGCTGCCACATGTCCACTTGATGTGGCAAAAACTCGACGACAAATAGAG AAGGATCGTGAAAGGGCATTAAAGATGACAACAAGAACAACACTGATAGAGATTTGGAG GGATGGAGGATTGAGAGGGCTATTCACAGGTGTTGGTCCCCGTGTAGGCCGTGCCGGTCCATCAGTTGGTATAGTTGTCTCCTTCTATGAAGTTGTCAAGCATGCCTTGCATCGTAGACAGAAGACTTCATCGTAA
- the LOC130935185 gene encoding mitochondrial carrier protein MTM1 isoform X1, translated as MSPSSSSSSDAELSIGERAFSAAGAAVISAIIVNPLDVAKTRLQAQAAGVPYPYHYICLQPNAVCQSPSTSAAAPPPCHSGCNRYKGTLDVLHKVVRQEGFIRLWRGTTASLALAVPTVGIYMPCYDIFRNFMEEFTTQNAPNLTPYVPLVAGSVARSLACVSCYPVELARTRMQAFKATGSGKPPGVFKTLIGAINPIRGTERLQSYYVFLTVHRYRYWWTGLGAQLSRDVPYSGICWLTLEPIRKKLLGLVGDEATAAAILGANFTAGFVAGTVAAAATCPLDVAKTRRQIEKDRERALKMTTRTTLIEIWRDGGLRGLFTGVGPRVGRAGPSVGIVVSFYEVVKHALHRRQKTSS; from the exons ATGTCACCCTCGTCATCATCTTCTTCCGATGCGGAATTGAGTATTGGAGAGAGGGCCTTCTCCGCCGCCGGTGCTGCTGTCATCTCCGCCATCATCGTTAATCCCCTCGATGTTGCCAAGACAAGGCTGCAAGCACAGGCTGCCGGGGTTCCCTATCCCTACCACTACATCTGTCTTCAACCAAACGCCGTTTGTCAATCTCCTTCAACCTCTGCTGCCGCGCCGCCGCCATGTCATTCCGGCTGTAACCGCTATAAAGGCACGCTAGATGTCCTTCACAAAGTTGTGCGTCAG GAAGGGTTTATAAGATTATGGAGAGGCACAACTGCAAGTTTAGCATTGGCTGTGCCAACT GTTGGGATATATATGCCTTGTTATGACATCTTTCGCAACTTCATGGAGGAGTTTACTACTCAGAATGCTCCAAACTTAACACCTTATGTTCCATTAGTTGCTGGATCAGTTGCACGTTCATTGGCTTGTGTTTCGTGTTATCCTGTAGAGCTTGCAAGGACACGCATGCAGG CATTTAAAGCAACTGGAAGTGGGAAGCCTCCAGGGGTTTTTAAGACATTGATTGGAGCCATCAACCCAATCAGGGGTACAGAGAGACTTCAAAGTT ATTATGTTTTTCTAACAGTACATAGATACCGTTATTGGTGGACTGGCCTTGGAGCTCAACTTTCTCGCGATGTTCCTTACTCTGGAATTTGCTGGTTAACCCTTGAGCCA ATAAGGAAAAAACTTCTTGGCCTTGTGGGTGATGAAGCAACAGCAGCCGCTATCCTTGGGGCAAATTTTACTGCTGGCTTCGTTGCAGGAACTGTCGCAGCTGCTGCCACATGTCCACTTGATGTGGCAAAAACTCGACGACAAATAGAG AAGGATCGTGAAAGGGCATTAAAGATGACAACAAGAACAACACTGATAGAGATTTGGAG GGATGGAGGATTGAGAGGGCTATTCACAGGTGTTGGTCCCCGTGTAGGCCGTGCCGGTCCATCAGTTGGTATAGTTGTCTCCTTCTATGAAGTTGTCAAGCATGCCTTGCATCGTAGACAGAAGACTTCATCGTAA
- the LOC130935185 gene encoding mitochondrial carrier protein MTM1 isoform X3, which produces MSPSSSSSSDAELSIGERAFSAAGAAVISAIIVNPLDVAKTRLQAQAAGVPYPYHYICLQPNAVCQSPSTSAAAPPPCHSGCNRYKGTLDVLHKVVRQEGFIRLWRGTTASLALAVPTVGIYMPCYDIFRNFMEEFTTQNAPNLTPYVPLVAGSVARSLACVSCYPVELARTRMQAFKATGSGKPPGVFKTLIGAINPIRGTERLQSSSLQIRKKLLGLVGDEATAAAILGANFTAGFVAGTVAAAATCPLDVAKTRRQIEKDRERALKMTTRTTLIEIWRDGGLRGLFTGVGPRVGRAGPSVGIVVSFYEVVKHALHRRQKTSS; this is translated from the exons ATGTCACCCTCGTCATCATCTTCTTCCGATGCGGAATTGAGTATTGGAGAGAGGGCCTTCTCCGCCGCCGGTGCTGCTGTCATCTCCGCCATCATCGTTAATCCCCTCGATGTTGCCAAGACAAGGCTGCAAGCACAGGCTGCCGGGGTTCCCTATCCCTACCACTACATCTGTCTTCAACCAAACGCCGTTTGTCAATCTCCTTCAACCTCTGCTGCCGCGCCGCCGCCATGTCATTCCGGCTGTAACCGCTATAAAGGCACGCTAGATGTCCTTCACAAAGTTGTGCGTCAG GAAGGGTTTATAAGATTATGGAGAGGCACAACTGCAAGTTTAGCATTGGCTGTGCCAACT GTTGGGATATATATGCCTTGTTATGACATCTTTCGCAACTTCATGGAGGAGTTTACTACTCAGAATGCTCCAAACTTAACACCTTATGTTCCATTAGTTGCTGGATCAGTTGCACGTTCATTGGCTTGTGTTTCGTGTTATCCTGTAGAGCTTGCAAGGACACGCATGCAGG CATTTAAAGCAACTGGAAGTGGGAAGCCTCCAGGGGTTTTTAAGACATTGATTGGAGCCATCAACCCAATCAGGGGTACAGAGAGACTTCAAAGTT CTTCTTTACAGATAAGGAAAAAACTTCTTGGCCTTGTGGGTGATGAAGCAACAGCAGCCGCTATCCTTGGGGCAAATTTTACTGCTGGCTTCGTTGCAGGAACTGTCGCAGCTGCTGCCACATGTCCACTTGATGTGGCAAAAACTCGACGACAAATAGAG AAGGATCGTGAAAGGGCATTAAAGATGACAACAAGAACAACACTGATAGAGATTTGGAG GGATGGAGGATTGAGAGGGCTATTCACAGGTGTTGGTCCCCGTGTAGGCCGTGCCGGTCCATCAGTTGGTATAGTTGTCTCCTTCTATGAAGTTGTCAAGCATGCCTTGCATCGTAGACAGAAGACTTCATCGTAA
- the LOC130935188 gene encoding arabinogalactan protein 22-like: protein MTFLIALASSWSGVLALYTLLAIFQPAIIEAQSLSPAPAPAPTRDGTSIDQGIAYVLMLVALVLTYLIHPLNTSFYNL from the exons atgacaTTTCTCATAGCTCTTGCTTCTTCTTGGTCAGGTGTTTTGGCCTTATATACTCTTCTTGCCATCTTTCAACCAGCTATTATTGAAGCCCAATCCCTTTCTCCTGCACCTGCACCTGCTCCCACCAGAGATG GTACTTCAATAGACCAAGGAATTGCCTACGTGCTTATGCTTGTGGCATTGGTTCTCACATACCTCATCCACCCTCTTAATACCTCTTTCTACAATTTGTGA